From a region of the Pukyongiella litopenaei genome:
- a CDS encoding ABC transporter permease yields the protein MLRFTIRRLLQVIPTLLAVALLIFVIFSVIPGSFASSLMADGRTNADPEMIARLNAEFGLDKPLYLRFFDYVSGLARLDLGESFRTREPVTEVINARIWASLKLSIAAMVFAMVIGIPLGFIAALRPGSPLDSLTMVGAVSGLSMPQFWLGLLLMYSFALILGWLPSFGYGGGDLKYLVLPAITLGVTPLALLARTTRAGVLEIMNEDFIRTAHSKGMSNGRVIRWHLTRNVMVLVVTTIGLQFGSMMGQAVVIEKLFSWPGIGSLLVDSVAIRDIPVVQGTILVIVLWFLLINTFVDIVYAAIDPRIKQT from the coding sequence ATGCTGCGCTTCACCATCCGCCGATTGTTGCAGGTGATCCCGACGCTGCTCGCCGTGGCGCTGCTGATCTTCGTGATCTTCAGCGTCATTCCCGGCAGCTTCGCCTCCAGCCTGATGGCCGACGGGCGCACCAATGCCGACCCCGAGATGATCGCCCGGCTGAACGCCGAGTTCGGCCTCGACAAGCCGCTCTATTTGCGCTTCTTCGATTATGTGAGCGGGCTCGCGCGGCTCGATCTGGGCGAATCTTTCCGCACCCGCGAGCCGGTGACCGAGGTCATCAACGCGCGGATCTGGGCCTCGTTGAAACTGTCGATCGCGGCGATGGTCTTTGCCATGGTGATCGGCATTCCGCTGGGCTTCATCGCCGCGCTGCGCCCCGGCAGCCCGCTCGATTCGCTGACCATGGTCGGCGCGGTGTCGGGCCTGTCCATGCCGCAGTTCTGGCTGGGCCTGCTGCTGATGTATTCCTTCGCCCTGATCCTCGGCTGGCTGCCCAGCTTCGGCTATGGCGGGGGCGACCTGAAATACCTGGTGCTGCCGGCGATCACGCTGGGGGTTACGCCGCTGGCACTGCTGGCGCGGACCACGCGGGCCGGGGTGCTCGAGATCATGAACGAGGATTTCATTCGCACCGCCCATTCCAAGGGCATGAGCAACGGCCGCGTGATCCGCTGGCACCTGACCCGCAACGTCATGGTGCTGGTGGTGACCACCATCGGGCTTCAGTTCGGGTCGATGATGGGACAGGCGGTGGTGATCGAGAAACTGTTTTCCTGGCCCGGCATCGGCTCGCTTCTGGTCGATTCGGTGGCGATCCGCGACATCCCGGTGGTGCAGGGCACGATCCTGGTGATCGTGCTGTGGTTCCTGCTGATCAACACCTTCGTCGATATCGTCTATGCCGCCATCGACCCGAGGATCAAGCAGACATGA
- a CDS encoding ABC transporter ATP-binding protein, protein MTPPLLEIRDLHVRFPVGAQFFARNKRILHAVSGVDLSLQKGECLSIVGESGCGKSTTALAVMGLQEPSDGDILIDGASITGENAPDRMARARIAQMVFQDPYASLNPRQTVRGSLAAPLRLHGVRARSEIDDRIEDILRKVGLLPEHGARLPHEFSGGQRQRIGIARALILEPRILMLDEPVSALDVSVRAQIINLLLDLQEALSLSFVMISHDLGVVEHMSDRVAVMYFGQIVEIGPWDAIFSNPTHPYTRKLIQTIPDPDTVLHPGRDRDARAAPEPPAGYRFHPETTGRPDVYAAPEPSELIEIAPGHLIRARAA, encoded by the coding sequence ATGACCCCGCCGCTTCTCGAGATCCGCGACCTGCATGTGCGTTTCCCGGTGGGCGCGCAGTTTTTCGCGCGCAACAAACGCATCCTGCATGCGGTGAGCGGTGTCGACCTGTCGCTGCAGAAGGGCGAATGCCTGTCCATCGTGGGCGAATCCGGTTGCGGCAAATCCACCACGGCGCTGGCGGTGATGGGCCTGCAAGAACCTTCCGACGGCGATATCCTGATCGACGGTGCCTCGATCACGGGCGAGAACGCGCCGGACCGGATGGCGCGCGCGCGGATCGCGCAGATGGTGTTCCAGGATCCCTACGCCTCGCTCAACCCGCGCCAGACGGTGCGCGGTTCGCTCGCGGCGCCGCTGCGGCTGCACGGGGTGCGGGCGCGTTCGGAGATCGACGACCGGATCGAGGACATCCTGCGCAAGGTCGGGCTGCTGCCGGAACATGGCGCGCGGCTGCCGCACGAGTTTTCGGGCGGCCAGCGCCAGCGCATCGGCATCGCTCGCGCGCTGATCCTTGAGCCACGCATCCTGATGCTGGACGAACCGGTCTCGGCGCTCGACGTGTCGGTGCGGGCCCAGATCATCAACCTGCTGCTCGACCTACAGGAGGCGCTGTCGCTGTCCTTCGTGATGATCAGCCACGATCTCGGCGTCGTCGAACACATGAGCGACCGCGTCGCGGTGATGTATTTCGGGCAGATCGTTGAGATTGGCCCCTGGGACGCGATCTTTTCCAACCCGACGCATCCCTACACCCGCAAGCTGATCCAGACCATTCCCGACCCCGACACGGTGCTGCACCCGGGTCGGGACCGCGATGCGCGGGCCGCGCCGGAACCGCCCGCGGGCTACCGCTTTCACCCCGAGACCACCGGGCGGCCCGATGTCTATGCCGCGCCGGAGCCGTCCGAACTGATCGAGATCGCCCCCGGCCACCTCATCCGCGCCCGCGCCGCATAG
- a CDS encoding ABC transporter ATP-binding protein, whose amino-acid sequence MSNETPLLELKNLHVGIPTRRDDGTIVRDVSFSILPGEAFGLVGESGSGKSLTALSLIRLLKKPLKVTDGQILFKGSDLRALPDRAMRDLRGDRIAMIFQEPMTALNPLKTVGRQIAEMFVLHQGKSWDEAGKLAIEALASVKVPAPEERVRAYPFQMSGGMRQRVMIAIALACDPDLLIADEPTTALDVTVQDEVLKLIAELCSARGTAVLLISHDLGVIANMCQRVGVMYAGRLVEERDTYDLFADPRHPYTKGLLGALPRLGSRFDGGRRRLVDIDGLIADKTSLLQEFCHQPRNPVRDPRDRAMAEGTP is encoded by the coding sequence ATGAGCAACGAAACCCCGCTGCTGGAGTTGAAGAACCTGCATGTCGGCATCCCGACCCGGCGCGATGACGGCACGATCGTGCGCGATGTCAGTTTCTCGATCCTGCCGGGCGAGGCCTTCGGGCTGGTCGGCGAAAGCGGCTCGGGCAAGAGCCTGACCGCGCTGTCGCTGATCCGGCTGCTGAAAAAGCCGCTCAAGGTGACCGACGGGCAGATCCTGTTCAAGGGCAGCGACCTGCGCGCCCTGCCAGACCGCGCCATGCGCGATCTGCGCGGCGACCGCATCGCGATGATCTTCCAGGAGCCGATGACCGCGCTCAACCCGCTCAAGACCGTGGGCCGCCAGATCGCCGAGATGTTCGTGCTGCACCAGGGCAAGTCCTGGGACGAGGCCGGCAAGCTGGCGATCGAGGCGCTGGCCAGCGTCAAGGTGCCGGCCCCCGAGGAACGGGTGCGCGCCTATCCGTTCCAGATGTCGGGGGGGATGCGCCAGCGGGTGATGATCGCCATCGCGCTGGCCTGCGATCCCGACCTGCTGATCGCGGACGAACCGACCACCGCGCTGGATGTGACGGTGCAGGACGAGGTGCTGAAACTGATCGCCGAGCTGTGTTCGGCGCGCGGCACCGCGGTGCTGCTGATCTCGCACGACCTCGGCGTGATCGCCAACATGTGCCAGCGCGTCGGCGTGATGTATGCCGGCCGGCTGGTCGAGGAACGCGACACCTACGACCTGTTTGCCGATCCGCGCCACCCCTATACCAAGGGGCTGCTGGGCGCGCTGCCCCGGCTCGGTTCGCGTTTCGACGGCGGGCGGCGGCGGCTGGTCGATATCGACGGGCTGATCGCCGACAAGACCAGCCTGCTGCAGGAATTCTGCCACCAGCCGCGCAACCCGGTCCGCGACCCGCGCGACCGCGCCATGGCCGAGGGCACGCCATGA
- a CDS encoding ABC transporter permease: MRGLNLNLWIGGLITLAVILGAVFAPLIAPFDPVFDADLMSAEMPPGAEFWFGTDAQGRDIFSRVLYGARISLTVGVVSQIINSVIGLSLGISAAYWGGWWDDLVNGLTNVMLAIPSLIFALAIMAILGPGLPSLLIALGLTNWSWTCRIARSSTLSLKGQGYVQAAQTLGYGDVRIMFTQLLPNMVGPILVISTLGIGAAVLAEAALSFLGLGIRPPFPSWGSMLTDARELIVIAPWAAVFPGLAIFLTVLGFNLLGDGLRDMLDPHMRTRRS, translated from the coding sequence ATGAGGGGGCTGAATCTCAACCTCTGGATCGGCGGGCTGATCACGCTAGCGGTGATCCTCGGCGCGGTTTTCGCCCCCCTGATCGCCCCTTTCGATCCGGTGTTCGACGCCGACCTGATGAGCGCCGAGATGCCGCCGGGGGCCGAATTCTGGTTCGGCACCGATGCCCAGGGCCGCGACATCTTTTCCCGGGTGCTCTACGGCGCGCGCATCTCGCTGACCGTGGGCGTGGTCAGCCAGATCATCAACTCGGTGATCGGGCTGTCCCTGGGCATCTCGGCGGCCTATTGGGGCGGCTGGTGGGATGACCTGGTGAACGGGCTGACCAACGTGATGCTGGCGATCCCGTCGCTGATCTTCGCGCTGGCGATCATGGCCATCCTCGGCCCCGGCCTGCCCAGCCTGCTGATCGCGCTGGGGCTGACCAACTGGTCCTGGACCTGCCGCATCGCCCGTTCCTCGACGCTCTCGCTCAAGGGGCAGGGCTATGTGCAGGCGGCGCAGACGCTGGGCTATGGCGACGTGCGGATCATGTTCACCCAGCTGCTGCCCAACATGGTCGGCCCGATCCTGGTGATCTCGACGCTCGGCATCGGCGCCGCGGTGCTGGCCGAGGCGGCGCTGTCCTTCCTCGGCCTGGGCATCCGGCCCCCCTTTCCCAGCTGGGGCAGCATGCTGACCGACGCGCGCGAACTGATCGTGATCGCCCCCTGGGCGGCGGTGTTTCCGGGCCTCGCCATCTTCCTGACCGTGCTGGGCTTCAACCTGCTGGGCGACGGGCTGCGCGACATGCTGGACCCGCATATGAGGACGCGCCGGTCATGA
- a CDS encoding P1 family peptidase, whose amino-acid sequence MSGRARDLGIRIGTLQPGPLNAITDVAGVRVGHATLIEGARTRTGATAILPHGGNLFRDRVPAGLAVLNGFGKFAGATQITELGEIETPILLTNTLATGRAIDALIAHTLAQPGNERAVSVNPVVGETNDSRLNDIRAARPTVAEMGAAIAAARPGAVAEGAVGAGTGTVAFGLKGGIGTASRRVSVEDGVFTVGVLVQSNFGGDLRIDGRAAGRGAMAATDGSIVIVLACDAPLGARNLTRLARRCFGGLARTGAALSNGSGDYALAFSTARGGVERLANDAMSPLFQAANDATEEAILNSLLMAVPMQGFDAATGQASQVAALRLDPPSG is encoded by the coding sequence ATGAGCGGCCGGGCCCGCGACCTGGGCATCCGGATCGGCACCCTGCAGCCGGGTCCGCTGAATGCCATCACCGACGTGGCGGGCGTGCGCGTCGGCCACGCGACCCTGATCGAAGGCGCGCGCACCCGCACCGGCGCGACCGCGATCCTACCGCATGGCGGCAATCTCTTTCGCGACCGGGTGCCGGCGGGGCTGGCGGTGCTGAACGGGTTCGGCAAATTCGCCGGCGCGACCCAGATCACCGAACTGGGCGAGATCGAGACGCCGATCCTGCTGACCAACACGCTGGCGACGGGGCGCGCGATCGACGCGCTGATCGCCCATACCCTGGCGCAACCCGGCAACGAACGGGCGGTGTCGGTGAACCCGGTGGTGGGCGAGACCAACGATTCGCGGCTCAACGACATCCGGGCCGCCCGCCCCACCGTGGCCGAGATGGGTGCGGCCATCGCGGCGGCCCGACCGGGCGCCGTGGCCGAGGGCGCCGTCGGCGCGGGCACCGGCACCGTCGCCTTCGGACTGAAGGGCGGCATCGGCACCGCGTCGCGCCGGGTGAGCGTTGAGGACGGCGTGTTTACGGTCGGGGTGCTGGTGCAGAGCAATTTCGGCGGCGATCTGCGTATCGACGGGCGCGCGGCGGGACGGGGGGCCATGGCGGCGACCGACGGCTCGATCGTCATCGTGCTGGCCTGTGACGCGCCGCTTGGCGCGCGCAACCTGACCCGTCTGGCGCGGCGGTGTTTCGGCGGGCTGGCGCGCACCGGCGCGGCGCTGTCGAACGGCTCGGGCGACTATGCGCTGGCCTTTTCCACCGCGCGCGGCGGGGTCGAGCGGCTGGCCAATGACGCGATGTCGCCGCTGTTTCAGGCGGCGAACGACGCCACCGAGGAGGCGATCCTGAATTCGTTGCTGATGGCCGTGCCGATGCAGGGATTCGACGCCGCCACCGGGCAGGCTTCGCAGGTGGCGGCGCTGCGTCTCGATCCGCCCTCCGGGTGA
- a CDS encoding N-acyl-D-amino-acid deacylase family protein yields the protein MTDPFDLLIRGGMVIDGTGAPRRAADLGVRGARIAAIGDLGASRAGHEIDARGLIVAPGFIDAHTHDDRALLADPGMAAKVSQGVTTVVAGNCGISLAPMPQPIAGPVTPPLDLLDATGDWYRFRRFADYLDALRDSPAAVNMAAYVGHTTLRAIAMDDLDRAASGAEIAAMQELVAEAMAAGAIGVSTGLAYPPARAATTEEVIEICRPMVAQGGLYATHMRDESEGTMASLDETFAIGRALGVQVLISHHKLTGTACHGQSVQTLQVIAARRGEQRVSLDCYPYAASSTILMLDHVETSDRTLVTWSRGMPEQAGRDMAEIAADLGCGLAEAVARLQPAGAVYFRMDEADVQRILAFDPTMIGSDGLPHDEFPHPRLWGTFPRVLGHYARDLGLFSLETAVHKMTGLAAAEFGFADRGVLRTGAFADLVLFDAGTIEDRATFEAPTRPARGISAVIVNGAPVWQDGAETGARPGRVLHRNGGPATA from the coding sequence ATGACGGACCCGTTCGACCTGCTGATCCGCGGGGGCATGGTGATCGACGGCACCGGGGCGCCGCGCCGGGCTGCCGATCTGGGCGTGCGGGGGGCGCGTATCGCCGCCATCGGCGATCTGGGCGCCTCCCGGGCGGGGCACGAGATCGACGCGCGCGGCCTGATCGTCGCGCCGGGCTTCATCGATGCGCATACCCATGACGACCGGGCGCTGCTGGCCGATCCCGGCATGGCGGCCAAGGTCAGCCAGGGGGTGACCACCGTGGTCGCCGGCAATTGCGGCATCTCGCTGGCACCGATGCCGCAACCCATCGCCGGGCCGGTGACGCCGCCGCTGGACCTGCTGGATGCAACCGGGGACTGGTATCGTTTCCGCCGTTTCGCCGATTATCTCGACGCCCTGCGGGACAGCCCGGCGGCGGTGAACATGGCCGCCTATGTCGGGCACACGACGCTGCGTGCCATCGCCATGGATGATCTGGACCGCGCGGCGAGCGGCGCCGAGATCGCGGCGATGCAGGAGCTGGTCGCCGAGGCGATGGCGGCGGGCGCCATCGGCGTGTCCACCGGGCTGGCCTATCCGCCGGCACGCGCGGCGACCACCGAGGAGGTGATCGAGATCTGCCGGCCGATGGTGGCGCAGGGCGGGCTCTATGCGACCCATATGCGCGACGAGAGCGAAGGCACGATGGCGTCGCTGGACGAGACCTTTGCCATCGGCCGCGCCTTGGGGGTGCAGGTGCTGATTTCGCATCACAAGCTGACCGGGACAGCCTGCCACGGGCAATCGGTCCAGACGCTGCAGGTGATCGCCGCGCGGCGCGGCGAACAGCGGGTCAGCCTCGATTGCTACCCCTATGCCGCCTCGTCGACGATCCTGATGCTGGATCACGTCGAGACTTCGGACCGCACGCTGGTCACCTGGTCGCGGGGGATGCCCGAACAGGCCGGGCGCGACATGGCCGAGATCGCCGCCGACCTGGGCTGTGGCCTGGCCGAGGCGGTGGCGCGGCTGCAGCCCGCCGGCGCGGTCTATTTCCGCATGGACGAGGCGGACGTGCAGCGGATCCTGGCCTTTGACCCGACGATGATCGGCTCGGACGGGCTGCCGCATGACGAATTTCCGCATCCCCGGCTCTGGGGCACCTTCCCGCGCGTGCTGGGGCATTATGCGCGCGACCTGGGCCTGTTCAGCCTCGAGACAGCGGTGCACAAGATGACCGGCCTCGCGGCGGCGGAGTTCGGCTTTGCCGATCGCGGGGTGCTGCGGACCGGCGCCTTTGCCGACCTGGTGCTGTTCGATGCCGGAACGATCGAGGATCGCGCCACCTTCGAGGCGCCGACGCGCCCGGCGCGGGGCATCTCGGCCGTGATCGTGAACGGTGCGCCGGTCTGGCAGGACGGTGCCGAAACCGGGGCGCGGCCAGGCAGAGTGCTGCACCGTAACGGCGGCCCGGCCACGGCCTGA
- a CDS encoding recombinase family protein, which produces MRAVLDRAAGKIRSGVCRTEDGDRPKLDKALKLARLAGATLVIAKPDRLSRNAAFLQTLRDSGATAA; this is translated from the coding sequence CTGCGAGCGGTTCTCGACCGCGCGGCCGGGAAAATCCGGTCTGGGGTTTGCCGCACGGAGGATGGCGATCGACCCAAACTGGACAAGGCTCTGAAGCTCGCGCGCCTCGCGGGTGCCACACTGGTGATCGCCAAGCCCGACCGCCTCAGCCGTAACGCCGCCTTCCTGCAGACCCTGCGTGACAGCGGCGCGACAGCGGCGTGA
- a CDS encoding amidohydrolase, whose amino-acid sequence MTAYAADTILHNGTIWRGHAEGTCSALAIWQGRILATGDDDAMQALQGPGTRMIDLGGRFATPGLNDDHLHLMPLGISMGWIDASPEAAPTLAALQEAIRARAADTPKGEWIMARGYDQVKLDIGRHPDRSELDQAAPDHPVVLIRACGHVSLGNSMALDLAGIDEDTPVPAGGVIEKVNGRLTGLVAETAQELLRGAPGAPTVDELVEAAERAGKYLLSQGITSCMDAAVGMAAGFDEIRAYHLAKRDGRLPVRVWQVLLGDPGQNVVDRCFEAGLVSGVGDDMLRVGAVKIFLDGSAGGRTAWMRQPYLGDDGETGVQILQDNQLHDLVLRYHSMGYQLACHAIGDAAIGQLIGAYEAALADTPDPDRRHRIEHCGFATADDNRRMKAAGIYPVPQQVFLYDFGDSYISVLGEARSKPSYPLKTWQDMGFRPATGSDAPVCKPDPWPNLYSMITRKTWKGTVMDDTECVTIEDALRAYTENSAFSQKAEQVKGRLIPGQLADIAVFSRNMLTATPEEILNDTHCTMTILGGEIVHEHA is encoded by the coding sequence ATGACCGCCTACGCCGCCGACACCATCCTGCACAATGGCACGATCTGGCGCGGCCATGCCGAGGGCACCTGCTCGGCGCTGGCGATCTGGCAGGGGCGCATCCTGGCCACCGGCGACGACGACGCGATGCAGGCGCTGCAAGGCCCCGGAACGCGGATGATCGACCTTGGCGGGCGCTTTGCCACGCCGGGGCTGAACGACGACCACCTGCATCTCATGCCGCTCGGCATCTCGATGGGCTGGATCGACGCCAGCCCCGAGGCCGCGCCGACGCTCGCGGCGCTGCAGGAGGCGATCCGCGCCCGCGCCGCCGACACGCCCAAGGGCGAGTGGATCATGGCGCGCGGCTACGACCAGGTGAAGCTCGACATCGGCCGGCACCCGGACCGCAGCGAACTGGACCAGGCCGCACCCGACCACCCGGTGGTGCTGATCCGCGCCTGCGGGCATGTGTCGCTGGGCAATTCCATGGCGCTGGACCTGGCCGGGATCGACGAAGACACGCCAGTGCCCGCCGGCGGGGTGATCGAGAAGGTCAACGGCCGGCTGACCGGCCTGGTCGCCGAGACCGCGCAGGAGCTGCTGCGGGGCGCGCCGGGCGCACCGACCGTGGACGAGCTTGTCGAGGCCGCCGAACGCGCCGGAAAATACCTGCTGAGCCAGGGCATCACCTCGTGCATGGATGCCGCGGTGGGCATGGCCGCGGGGTTCGACGAGATCCGCGCCTATCACCTGGCCAAGCGCGACGGGCGCCTGCCGGTGCGGGTCTGGCAGGTGCTGCTGGGCGATCCCGGGCAGAACGTCGTCGACCGCTGCTTCGAGGCCGGGCTGGTGTCGGGGGTGGGCGACGACATGCTGCGCGTCGGCGCGGTCAAGATTTTCCTCGACGGTTCGGCCGGCGGCCGCACCGCCTGGATGCGCCAGCCCTACCTGGGCGATGACGGCGAAACCGGGGTGCAGATCCTGCAGGACAACCAGCTGCACGACCTGGTGCTGCGCTATCATTCGATGGGCTATCAGTTGGCCTGCCACGCCATCGGCGATGCCGCCATCGGGCAGCTGATCGGCGCCTATGAGGCGGCGCTGGCCGACACACCCGATCCCGACCGCCGCCACCGGATCGAGCATTGCGGCTTTGCCACCGCGGACGACAACCGCCGCATGAAGGCCGCCGGCATCTACCCGGTGCCGCAGCAGGTGTTCCTCTACGATTTCGGCGACAGCTACATCTCGGTGCTGGGCGAGGCGCGATCCAAGCCCAGCTATCCGCTGAAGACCTGGCAGGACATGGGGTTCCGCCCCGCCACCGGCAGCGATGCGCCGGTCTGCAAGCCCGACCCCTGGCCGAACCTCTACAGCATGATCACCCGCAAGACCTGGAAGGGCACGGTGATGGACGACACCGAATGTGTCACCATCGAGGACGCCCTGCGCGCCTATACCGAGAACAGCGCCTTTTCCCAGAAGGCCGAGCAGGTCAAGGGCCGGCTGATCCCCGGCCAGCTCGCGGATATCGCGGTGTTTTCGCGCAACATGCTGACCGCGACACCCGAAGAAATCCTGAACGACACCCATTGCACGATGACCATCCTGGGGGGAGAGATCGTGCATGAACACGCCTGA
- a CDS encoding IS6 family transposase, which produces MPRKSLFKHHRFPRDIILCAVRWYLRFPLSYQDVVDLLAERGITVDRSSVYRWVQKFAPELTKRTEKHLRRASLDWHVDETYIRVGGKWRYLWRAVDANGQMVDFRLTARRNAKAAKVFLQKAIERVRLYRPATICTDKAHAYRCVIRESNHRCDPHFDSIRHIDRKWCNNLIETIRTIKRGHIHHKLPGVKGEIEFIRGPFDVAA; this is translated from the coding sequence ATACCGCGTAAATCATTGTTCAAGCACCACCGCTTTCCGCGCGATATCATCCTTTGCGCAGTGCGCTGGTACCTGAGGTTTCCGCTCTCGTACCAGGATGTCGTCGATCTTCTTGCGGAGCGTGGCATCACGGTTGACCGATCGTCCGTCTATCGCTGGGTTCAGAAGTTTGCGCCGGAACTGACGAAACGAACCGAGAAGCATCTGCGCCGGGCGAGCCTCGATTGGCACGTTGACGAGACGTATATCCGCGTCGGCGGCAAGTGGCGTTATCTATGGCGCGCAGTCGATGCGAACGGCCAAATGGTTGATTTCCGCCTCACCGCGCGGCGGAATGCCAAGGCCGCGAAAGTCTTTCTCCAAAAAGCGATCGAGCGTGTACGGCTCTACCGGCCGGCGACGATCTGCACGGACAAAGCCCATGCGTATCGGTGCGTGATCCGCGAGAGCAATCACCGGTGCGATCCACACTTTGACAGCATCCGGCACATCGACCGAAAGTGGTGCAACAACCTCATCGAGACCATCCGAACCATCAAGCGCGGACACATCCATCACAAGCTGCCGGGCGTCAAAGGCGAGATCGAATTCATCCGCGGACCGTTCGATGTCGCTGCCTGA
- a CDS encoding ABC transporter substrate-binding protein, producing MFRQITLAAALAAGTACAAWAADPQSGGTLNFVAPYGSSFGTLDIHTSPSTQDEFPAKAIHRSLYQWNSEESRPELELATEVEASDDRTVHTYKLRENAVFHNGTPLTADDVVYSYERVANPANAFPGARYFSDLVGFDAFVKGEAEHIEGIEKIDDHTIALHYNNPTEPGYDLMKTNAAIYPAGLADDPGFISHPIGLGPFKFVENVPGSRVVVEKFDDFYKDGQPYLDKINIVLLGDASARDVAFRNKEIDVSVLGPSQYVAYQADPELKDNLLEVAEVYTRHIGFDPDFEPFSKKEVRQAFNHAINADLIIEKLVKNKAYRASGWLPISSPAFDKDMAPYAYDPEKAKKLLADAGYPDGFDFEITATQNESWGLTIVEAIIPMLREVGIRATAKPVESSVLAEIVPQGDFQAFMWSNLSGPDDYGIMKCYYSKTPQSSCNYTEFNNAEFDKLFEAAGDEADAAKKTDLLRQANNIVQEEAPHWFFNYNKAVMAYQPWLHGLQANATELAIQNYEELWIDDTAPDSRK from the coding sequence ATGTTCAGACAGATCACCCTCGCGGCCGCGCTGGCGGCCGGCACCGCCTGCGCGGCATGGGCCGCCGATCCGCAATCCGGCGGCACGCTGAATTTCGTGGCGCCCTACGGGTCGAGCTTCGGTACGCTCGACATCCACACATCGCCTTCGACCCAGGACGAGTTTCCCGCCAAGGCGATCCACCGCAGCCTCTACCAGTGGAATTCCGAGGAAAGCCGCCCGGAGCTGGAACTGGCGACCGAGGTCGAGGCGTCGGACGACCGCACCGTGCACACCTACAAGCTGCGCGAGAACGCGGTGTTCCACAACGGCACGCCGCTGACCGCCGATGACGTGGTCTATTCCTACGAACGTGTGGCCAACCCCGCCAACGCCTTTCCCGGCGCGCGGTATTTCTCGGACCTGGTCGGGTTCGACGCCTTCGTGAAGGGCGAGGCCGAGCATATCGAGGGGATCGAGAAGATCGACGATCACACGATCGCGCTGCATTACAACAACCCGACCGAACCGGGCTATGACCTGATGAAGACCAACGCCGCGATCTATCCCGCCGGGCTGGCGGATGATCCCGGTTTCATCTCGCACCCGATCGGGCTGGGCCCGTTCAAATTCGTCGAGAATGTCCCCGGCAGCCGGGTCGTGGTCGAGAAATTCGACGATTTCTACAAGGACGGGCAGCCCTACCTGGACAAGATCAACATCGTGCTGCTGGGTGATGCCTCGGCCCGCGACGTGGCGTTCCGCAACAAGGAAATCGACGTGTCGGTGCTCGGTCCGTCGCAATATGTCGCCTACCAGGCCGATCCGGAACTCAAGGACAACCTGCTGGAAGTGGCCGAGGTCTATACCCGCCATATCGGGTTCGATCCCGATTTCGAACCCTTCTCGAAGAAGGAAGTGCGCCAGGCCTTCAACCACGCGATCAATGCTGACCTGATCATCGAGAAGCTGGTCAAGAACAAGGCCTATCGCGCCTCGGGCTGGCTGCCGATCTCGTCGCCGGCCTTCGACAAGGACATGGCGCCCTATGCCTATGACCCGGAAAAGGCCAAGAAACTGCTGGCCGATGCCGGCTATCCCGACGGGTTCGACTTTGAAATCACCGCGACCCAGAACGAAAGCTGGGGGCTGACCATCGTCGAGGCGATCATCCCGATGCTGCGCGAGGTGGGCATCCGCGCCACCGCCAAGCCGGTCGAGTCCTCGGTGCTGGCCGAGATCGTGCCGCAGGGCGATTTCCAGGCCTTCATGTGGTCGAACCTGTCCGGTCCGGACGATTATGGCATCATGAAATGCTACTATTCGAAAACCCCGCAGAGCAGCTGCAACTATACCGAGTTCAACAATGCCGAATTCGACAAGCTGTTCGAGGCGGCGGGCGACGAAGCCGATGCCGCGAAAAAGACCGACCTGCTGCGCCAGGCCAACAACATCGTCCAGGAAGAGGCGCCGCACTGGTTCTTCAACTACAACAAGGCGGTGATGGCCTATCAGCCCTGGCTGCACGGGCTGCAGGCCAACGCGACCGAACTGGCGATCCAGAACTACGAAGAACTCTGGATCGACGACACCGCGCCCGACTCGCGCAAGTGA